Below is a window of Xiphophorus couchianus chromosome 1, X_couchianus-1.0, whole genome shotgun sequence DNA.
TTTTACAATAATTATGTTAGATATGTACAGTTTTTCTGTATGGAAAAACAGGAATAGGTggaaagcattttaaataatttacagtctcatttacagaaaaaaacttgtTCTTTTTGCCAGGGGTGTGAGATCTAATGTACATTAACATTTACAGAAGTTATTTATCTGACATCTCTGTTTTCCTGCCACCCAAGAAAACATATAGAGGAAGTTtagactgctgctgctgttaaaaGACACAAACGTGAATGACAGAGTACAGAAACAACCAGAATGTTTCTGTAGCATAGTGATGCTACAGAAACATCTATAGCTATAGCTGATCTATAGCTATAGATCTCAGCTATAGTTTCTCAAATCTATAGCTGAGAAACACACACGTACTTATGCCTTTTTCAATGTATAATAGACTATAATAACTGATCAATTTACAAGAACAGCACTTTAGAAACAATctaacagtttttctgtttctgtctcgtGAAGCAAAAGATTCTACCAAAAACATGCTAAAGCAAGAGCTAACCATAAACGTCTAGCATTTATCCAACACACTAACTACACAGTAAAAGTGTCAGGCAGGTTTCAAAGCCCCACTCCTCTATTTCTCCCTCAGCCAGATGAATTACCTTGCAGTTAAATTCTGTCCCAGTCCAGCGGCTTCCCAAAGCCATCAGTTAGAAGTTTGTTTTCTCGTTCAAAGAGCCTAAATGTGACAGAAGGACTTGCATTTTGCTTCACCCCTATCTGTTTCTTTCAGCATCCTCTCCTTCCTGCTCGGCAAGTTACCGCGCCTGTCGTTGCTTTGCAACTTTTACCATGACTCATCGTTTTACATGGGAATATTTCCCACTGAGCTGAAGCATTTAGATGCATAAAACGGTTTAGAAAACACAGGCAGCTACCTGAGGAGACCCGTGGGCTTTCTGAGCGCTGCTGTATCGAGGCGATGCTGAGTTAGCAGATTCTGTAAAAGTTGAGGATTTGGATGCCAACACCTGAAATACGTTCTTGTCCACTTTCCCAGCGTATCCATGCAACGTCTGACCTTTAGGagaaaactgaagcaaacaaaaaaatttaagacaTGATTTGTATATTGTGACAATCTTTTCTTCTATCAAGTGAGATAGTTACTATTTTACTTTAGggatacagaaataaataggGATGTCCTGATCCAATCAAAGTATCATCCTGTGATTTTGATAAGAGAATCTTTCAGATTGATTAAACAGCTGTTGTAAATCTACTCTGAGTGACTTTGTCAGTCCCAGTGAGCCATGGAGTGCCTTCTTGTATAACAGCTGCTATTTTATAAACCTTGAACTTTATTCTGCTGAGCTAAGAAATATGAGCTGGAAAGAGAGACGGTATTGGCTGCAGCACAACGTGTCTGTCTGTGTCTTGACACAGACAGACACGTTGCTATCTCTACCTTGACCCTCTCCAGGCGATAATTtacaacagaacagaaactgaggacataaaattagcaaaattatGAAGCAGTACTGCTCTTCCTGTAAGGTTTGTCTTATTTACTGGAATGGCAGTGAGACATGTTACATGCTGAATTATCAACAAGTCCTATCaaaacagataataaaaatgctGTCATTAGCCTAGCAAACTGTACTGAATGATAATGTTAGCAGCAAAGTGATATAGGAGTTTATTTGAGACCAGAAATGTGTGTCAGGTGAGacatatatttagaaataaaaggttGTTATCCAGAAATCCCTGTTCAGACGAAATATCTGACACTGTCAAGAAAAACGGAAACTGCTGCGAGAATCATGACTAGAACACAAGCGTTGTACCTATAGCTAAATGATTGAGGTCGattatgaaaacagagaaataaaatcctaattgaGACATTCCTAATAAGTCAAAAAGATATTTGAATTTCCTTCCTTACCTTTGGACCTGGGGGCCTTATAGGAAGACACATAGTGGACAGCTTGACATCTTCATAGGGGTAATCCCTGATCCCATCACCTGCAGGTAGACAGTCACACAACATGTTGGAGAGAAAAACTGGAAGATTTAAATCATACCAGATGATCTGACATgtctaaaaaccttcaaaaacacaatgcagATTTTAGTTTCTAAGCACTTCAAGAGATGCTGGTGGAAGACTGCCCACTGAAATGCAGGAAAAGGTCTTAGCCACATCCcagaaatcagaaatatttctaaaaatgttaaacatttcttcttctgaataacatacactgctcaaaacaataaagggaacacttaaacaacacaatataactccaagtaaatcaaacttctgtgaaatcaaactgtccacttaggaagcaacactgattgacaatcaatttcacctgctgttgtgcaaatggaatagacaacaggtggaaattattggcaattagcaagacacactcaataaaggagtggttctgcagttgggaccacagaccacttctcagtacctatgctgtctggctgatgttttggtcagttttgaatgttggtggtgctttcacactcgtggtagcatgagacggactccacaacccacacaagtggctcaggtcgtgcagctcatccaggatggcacatcaatgcgagctgtggtaagaaggtttgctgtgtctgtcagcgtagtgtccagaggctggaggcgctaccaggagacaggccagtacaccaggagacgtggaggaggccgtaggagggcaacaacccagcagcaggaccgctacctccgcctttgtgcaagaaggaacaggaggagcactgccagagccctgcaaaatgacctccagcaggccacaaatgtgcatgtgtctgcacaaatggttagaaaccgactccatgaggatggtatgagggcccgacgtccacagatgggggttgtgctcacagcccaacaccgtgcaggacgcttggcatttaccagagaacaccaggattggcaaattcgccactggcgccttgtgctcttcacagattaaagcaggttcacactgagtacatgtgacagacgtgacagagtctggagacgccgtggagagcggtctgctgcctgcaacatccttcagcatgaccggtttggcagtgggtcagtaatggtggggggtggcatttctttggagggccgcacagccctccatgtgctcaccagaggtagcctgactgccattaggtaccgagatgagatcctcagaccccttgtgagaccatatgctggtgcggttggccctgggttcctcctcaTGCAgaacaatgctagacctcatgtggctggagtgtgtcagcaagatgaaggcattgaagctatggactggccagcccgttccccagacctgaatccaattgagcacatctgggacatcatgtctcgctccatccaccaacgtcacgttgcaccacagaatGTCCAGAAGTTGGcagatgctttagtccaggtctgggaggagatccctcaggagaccatccgccacctcatcaggagcatgcccaggcattgtagggaggtcatacaggcacgtggaggccacacacaatactgagcctcattttgacttgttttaaggacattacattaaagttggatcagcgtgtagtgttatttcactttaattttgtgtggctccaaatccaggcctccattggttaataaatttgatttccattgatgatttttgtgtgaatttgttgtcagcacattcaactttgtacagaacaaagtattcaatgagaatatttctttcattcagatctaggatgtgctatttgagtgttccctttatttttttgagcagtgtatcttagatgaaaaaaatccatacaaaacaaaaagactaagAAAAAAGCGACTAGTAAGCGTATTTCTAAATAGCTCTAGTGGGAAATGACTAAAATCTGAACTCTTATTATGCcatattttgaaagaaagatcATAACTGACAGCAGCCAGAGGCTGTGAGATTACCACGTGTTCCAGGAAAGCTCATActaaaaaatgtccatttaaCCAACGGCAGCCACAAACCAGCCAATGATTTCCTGCCTTTGCTGTTACGTAACAGAACTGAGTGATCATAATctggaaataaattcatttactACACCACACAGTCAATGAATGGAATTTGGCTTACACACAATATCCTCATAAATATTGTCATCAGAGTAGGCATGGTAGAGGTCGGGGTGGACATCTCCGTTTCCCACAGTGCCCTGCTGCGCTGTCAGGCGAGCCGCATCTTCATACTCAAATGACTTCCTACAGTAAGGACACGAGAAAAATTGGTTCAATACTTGATTTTAGTTCTATATCCTCTAACATCACGTCTTTTGAGGCAGTTTTCTGAGTTGTCTTTAAGCTTCttctgagtttaaaaacaacttcaacCGAATAACCTGCAGAATATTGACAAtcttttatgtagtttttagttgaaaacaaaaactgtttctggTTTAAAAACGCCCCAGAAAAGTTCCTCTGTGATGCAAAGCATGAAAGACGACGATAAGCTTTCATGAAATTCAGTTACGGAGCATTCTTACCACATGAACTTACAGACTCAACAAGAAATTTCCTAATTAATTATCTCTGAATGCTTTTGTAATGTAGAACAGCAGCAgctagaaacagaaaatatttcttaactGCGTTTCAGGATGGTGTAATATTTTCTCCCCATGAAGGTATTTTGTAATGGATAAAAACAGAAGGAGATACTGACTTAATTTGAAGCTATAAAACAGTCacctggaaaaaacaaataaacttaaacagTTAAAGTGGAAGGACAAAAGGTGAAAGAACACTTAGCTTTTAAAAGTCtatttttgtgcaaatgtaAGGTTTACTACAGTGAAAAAAAGATGTTGAATGGCCGTAATTCTCCTGAtaataaatattagtaaatGAGCTACGCAGCTCATTTACTTTCGTGGTGCATGTggactgtttgtgtttgtaaatgtttatgACTTGGACCTATCTGTGCTATCAAACTGGGCAACAACTAGACAATAGAGAAGAAAGCTGCCAGACAGCATGTGACCCCAGCCAGCAATTAAAATCTGACAATACAACCGCCCAGCCACCCCCAGGCAGGGACCCAACCCCAAATCTAACCCCCCAGGCAAAAAACAGCACTCCTTGATACTAATTTAACTTAGTTTAATTCAttataaatagatttattttcatgattactggctttttaaaaacactgtcaATTGGTTAACctttgtaatgctttaaaagctccagctgttttcatttattctgcTCAATAAAAGGCTAGTATGAAATATGGTGGTGTAGTGGTTATCTTCCTGGCCTCACCTGTTCTTCTTATACCTGGACAGCCCTTCGGTCTGGATGACAGGACACGGTGGAGGTGGGAAGTTCGGAGGCTTCACCACCCTCCTGCTCCTCAGGTTGAAACTGCTGTTGTTGTGAGGAGAGCCGCTGTCCCAGCACGGCTTCGTGTTGTTGCTGGTCCCGCGGTACTGGAATGTGCGCTGGGGTTTGGGAGGGGGCAGCATGTCGCCTGCGTTGCTCCTGCTGTTCTCCCACAGTAGTCTGTCTCCCTCCAGCTTCCTCCAGAAACCCCGAGACGTGTAGAAGTTTCCAGCAGGCATGTTGTCATCCTGATCGCCAGCTGAAGGAGGTAGAGGCTTGGAGACGATTAAGATGTCAGGAAGGAGATCTGGTTTGGGGTCGCTGTTGGCTGAAAAGACTGGGTAGGCTGAAGAAAGGGTGTCTGTGTTAAATTTGGAAGATGCAAAAGTTTTTGCTGTGCTGTGTTTTCCAGGAGATGGGTTTGAAAATGAAGTAGAGGATTTCTTGAACAGATCTGACTTTCGAGCAGCCACGCTGTGGATGTCGTGAGCTGGAGATTCCCTGAAGTCTAACTCTGTACTTTTTGCTCTTGAGCGGCTATCTCTGGCATGAATTCCGACTCCCAAGCCTTCATTGGAATATCCGTTCCCCAGAAGGTCACTGGACAGCGTTCTGCACACAACGGGAGGGTGTGCTTTGACTCCtccatctctgctgctgctctgttggGTCCGACTCTCCCACTGGGAGATCTTCTCCTTAATGTTGACCCGCTGCCCTGCCGGCCGGCCCTGCCGAACGGTGCTGGCCTCATCCATTCCCCGCCTGCCCTGCTCCACAGTCAGAGCCAGCATGGTGAGACGGGGCGAACCGGCTCACCTCCACTGCTCCATCAGTGAACACAGGAAAGGCCTTTCTAACAAACCGGAGAGCAAAAATCCACTTGATCAGGTGTTTGGTCCAAGTTATGAGCCAACAGACTTAAAGCTGCTTCCTTCTATGTGTCTTCTTGAACCAACCAAGAGTCATTTCTCTCTTGTCTCATTTTGTAAACAAtctaaaaagaagcaaagacacaaaaattgcttttaaaaacataattgcaGCCACCACACTGCGAGGTCACAGGTGTCAAAAGGCAACACTAGgaccagtgatgtcagtaactgACATCTGACCTCTTTtctcagtaacgag
It encodes the following:
- the dennd2c gene encoding DENN domain-containing protein 2C isoform X6 — translated: MLALTVEQGRRGMDEASTVRQGRPAGQRVNIKEKISQWESRTQQSSSRDGGVKAHPPVVCRTLSSDLLGNGYSNEGLGVGIHARDSRSRAKSTELDFRESPAHDIHSVAARKSDLFKKSSTSFSNPSPGKHSTAKTFASSKFNTDTLSSAYPVFSANSDPKPDLLPDILIVSKPLPPSAGDQDDNMPAGNFYTSRGFWRKLEGDRLLWENSRSNAGDMLPPPKPQRTFQYRGTSNNTKPCWDSGSPHNNSSFNLRSRRVVKPPNFPPPPCPVIQTEGLSRYKKNRKSFEYEDAARLTAQQGTVGNGDVHPDLYHAYSDDNIYEDIVCDGIRDYPYEDVKLSTMCLPIRPPGPKFSPKGQTLHGYAGKVDKNVFQVLASKSSTFTESANSASPRYSSAQKAHGSPQYISKIETIFDDKRGRKRVKNQGPFARAEETSGTESDPEDNTKAGRSVYIQSTLRRRPGYRTLERDLIQLQQQKQQLFQIFVVVSLRKNATGNTYSPEITQQFPKMFEKSSRLSREAEDQLNVIPKFCFPDPQDWKPSAHTPSASPSPVW